From a region of the Rhinopithecus roxellana isolate Shanxi Qingling chromosome 8, ASM756505v1, whole genome shotgun sequence genome:
- the LOC104670529 gene encoding LOW QUALITY PROTEIN: protein FAM231D-like (The sequence of the model RefSeq protein was modified relative to this genomic sequence to represent the inferred CDS: inserted 1 base in 1 codon; deleted 1 base in 1 codon), with protein MGSSKGLWKERPSAHTSECFSTTACPVACILLAWNSQTPARLQSLCTGWHPSLSATAQWVGPRASREEGTFWTECVGQERWLIRSGYSQNESQEDQGTDLISHTGLKADNRREXSTWANEVEDRRPQYTPALNLNPSHTHPPRPLTTFLRSVMGIQISPGLVAAGGTVAWRILRQLWEDVDCLTGGWESRVQKEKLGVQDLVCQPVNIQAIEENEENFKEFLEPKLILSRPAVTPSYWQTSGN; from the exons ATGGGGTCTTCAAAGGGGCTGTGGAAAGAGAGGCCTTCAGCCCACACCTCTGAATGCTTTTCCACCACAGCATGCCCTGTAGCCTGTATCCTGCTGGCGTGGAACAGTCAGACCCCTGCACGGCTGCAGAGCCTCTGTACTGGGTGGCATCCCAGCCTGAGTGCCACAGCTCAGTGGGTAGGCCCCCGAGCAAGTAGAGAGGAGGGCACCTTTTGGACAGAATGTGTGGGACAAGAGCGATGGCTCATCCGTTCAGGTTACTCACAAAATGAGAGTCAGGAAGATCAGGGCACAGACCTGATTTCCCACACAGGGCTGAAAGCAGACAACCGGAGGG GCAGCACCTGGGCCAATGAGGTAGAAGACAGAAGACCACAGTATACTCCTGCCCTC AACCTCAACCCCTCCCACACACATCCTCCACGCCCCCTAACCACCTTCCTCAGAAGTGTAATGGGAATCCAGATATCCCCTGGCCTGGTTGCTGCAGGAGGCACAGTAGCCTGGAGGATCCTGAGACAGTTGTGGGAAGATGTGGATTGTCTAACTGGAGGTTGGGAGTCCAGGGTGCAGAAGGAGAAGCTTGGAGTGCAGGATTTGGTG TGTCAGCCTGTGAACATTCAGGCGATAGAAGAGAATGAAGAGAACTTTAAGGAATTTCTGGAACCAAAGCTAATATTAAGCAGGCCTGCTGTGACGCCCTCTTATTGGCAGACCAGTGGAAACTGA